The segment tttatttagggtATCTCCATCTTTTCACCCTGAGCTAAAACTCATTTATACACATAACTAATTTAACATCTTGCTAAGGTTTCACAAAAGAGGAATGACGGCATGACACGAGTGACATTTTAAATGTGACACTTTTAAATAAGCATCAATTAAATGGTACAAATGTATCACAATTTTTATAAAAGAGAGGTATGTTGTGAGCTAAAAAGCTTAGACAAGATCTATGAtctatattttatactttaatacaaATTTTAGGACATAAAATGATATTCTCCATTCAAATCCACATTATTATCTGAAAcacaatatttataaaataaacagctcCTGCAACAAAATCAACAATAGAAGagttgtttaaattattttttaatggtcaTAGTTGAGCCAATTTTCCTCATATTACCTATGAGGATTTAGCAGTCTCTTTAGGTTACTTGAATATAACCAAGAATGTCATACTGATAAGTAAATATTACAAATTAACTTAGTTAAACATTCAAGATAAAAGGACTGACTTCTGACTTAAcctaaactcaaaatgaattttgaaaatatattttaaaataccctcCCAACCACTCTTAACACACTCCTTTATGTGTTCACACAGCATGTTTCAGGAGCTGTAATTTTCTGTGCTTCCATAGGTCTTTCTAGTGGGGCAGTCATCAATCATCTTCTTTCTCAATATATGTCTTTGCATTAATCCTTGCCATTTGCCGGGCCAAGTATCTGTCTCTTGCTGACGTTACAGTTTCTTCATTGCTCCGCTTTGCAAACTTGTTCACTGTCTCGTGCGGCCTCTCCTGCTCTTTGCCTGTCTCTTGGCATTCCTCTGTGAGTCTGTGTTTTGCTCCCAATGATGCTTCAGAACTAGAGGGTTTCTCTGGGtttctttctttgtccttttccATGTCTCTCATTTTACTGGCTCTTTCCTGGTTAACATACCTATCCTTTGCCCTAGAATTTGGGCTGCTTTCCTTTCTGTCTCGATTTCTTTCTGAAGATTCAACACTGACTTCTCGTTTTTCTCTATCTCTGTATTTATCACTGTTTTCATacctttcttttcttgctttcacatgctcttccttttctttgcttttctcttccttctcgcATCCTTTCTCATTGTGTCGGTCATAATTATTTCGTTGTCTGTGTCTTTCCTGTTCTCTGGAGGGATATTTCTCCCTGTCTTTCTCCCTTTTCCATtctctgtcatttctttctctctcgtCTCTTCCCCTCAGTCTCTCTTCTTCATGCCTCTTGCAGTGGGAATCTCTGTGACTGGACTCTCTGTGCCTATGAGAATCCCTTTTTTCTTTTCGAGAATCACGGTTAGTGTGGTAGCTGTCCTGCTCCCTGGCTGGTCTCTCTTGGTGTTCATCTTCCCTTTTCTCATGGCCTCTTGACCTGGAACTTTTTGTGTGGCATTGGGTGCCATGTTCTCTTTCCTCACTAGATGACGGTGAGCGGGCAGGATTCCTGTGACGCTTGGAGTCATTGCTTAGGGTCTCCGTGCCCTTTTCCCTTCTGcagttccctttatcctcctCCATTTCATCATTCTCACTGCTCTTAGCATCAAAGTCACTGTCTGCATCTGGGTTTTCCTCTACTTTCACACCAGTTTGGCGAATGCAGTTCTCAGGAGGTATTCTGCTCTCTGAATTTACTTCATCAGAATATccttttgatttctcttcttttatcccAGACcttaagaaaaataatgtaacACAAAATGCCacattattaataatagtaaataagttctataaataaattcatagaaTTTTTATCAGTACTTAAGTCAATACACTTAAAACTGTATATACTTTCTGATTATCCCAAATTAAAAAAGGTGCTGATGTCTATTTACCTGGTAAACATCTATCATTAGTATATTCTAATCATTCAGATTATTTTCAATACTGGtagaaatgaagaagtaaaaatcAGCCCTTCTGTATAGACCACTAGAACCTTCAGGTAGGGGTCTGTGGAAGGTCTTCCTTTTTGCCAAACATAGATAACAAATAATTAGGAAAAGGCATATTCTGGAATAAGTACTAGTTTTCAACAAGAAGTTCAAGTTTGGCTCTttgatggatttttatttttctttctttctaaaaaatacttaaaatagtcCTGGAAAAAGATGAAGATAAATTTTTTTCACCACAAAATGGTGACAAAATCTAATTCTAAATATCACTAAATAATCCTTCTCACCATTGAAAAGGCATCAGCCTCCTGCTATACCCCTCAGCATCTATTATAACAAAATGGAAACATGTGAATCCATCCAGCTATTATGATCAGTTACATTAACACTGTTTACAACACCTACATTTTCCCAGCTGATCAGCAtggttaatttatttatattactcaCACATTCATTCTCAGTTATCACTTATTTATCACACAAACAAAGCAACAACTATGGTTCTCAAGGAACTGCTTTCCTTAGATACAAATTTAGAACAAATTTTACcttcaaatatatttatgtatatatatatttatagcatGATAATTTCACTATTCCTAtatcttatgggcttcccaggtggcattagtggtaaacaacccacctgccaatgcaggagatataagaatgcaggttcaatccctgggtcaggaagatcccctggagaagggaatggcaacccattccagtattcttgcctgcagaatcccactgCCAggctcccaggacagaggagcctaatgggctacagtccaaggggtcgcaaagagtcagacttgactgaagcaacttagtatgcctaatatcttataattttattcaaaattccTCCAATCCTTACTTTCTAGACCAGTACTAATAGAAATGCCAACAGAAatgaggaattccctggtagtccagtggttatgactcagtgctttcattgctgagatccaggttccaaccctggtgggaattaagattccaccaGCTGCACAgcatagccagaaaaaaaaagtctatagaAATGGTAATGTCCATATCTGTGCTGTCTAATATTGTAGCCAGTAGCCAAATGTGAGAATGGAGTACTTGAAATGTGACTGATGTGACCAAAATTTTAGATTTAATTTAAAGAGCCACATGAAACTAGTGGCTACATATTGGATAATGCATTTCTAAACCCCTGATTATGTGAATCTTTATGTTTTACAGAGGCTAGGTCCTACTTATGAAAAGATacgtttttctttttatatactaTCTGAACATGCATGCagaattactaaaataaaaatatcttgaactaaaggttttttaattaaaaagctgTAAATCTCTAGTTATTCATTCAATTAGGTCAGGTTTGGCTGACAACAAAATATGCAATACTA is part of the Bubalus kerabau isolate K-KA32 ecotype Philippines breed swamp buffalo chromosome 4, PCC_UOA_SB_1v2, whole genome shotgun sequence genome and harbors:
- the NSRP1 gene encoding nuclear speckle splicing regulatory protein 1 isoform X4 gives rise to the protein MKQTKLEIQKALAEDSTVYEYDSIYDEMQKKKEESNPKLLLGKDRKPKYIHNLLKAVEIRKKEQEKRMEKKIQREREMEKGEFDDKEAFVTSAYKKKLQERAEEEERERRAAALEARLDVTKQRDLSGFYRHLLNQAVGEEEVPTCSFREARSGIKEEKSKGYSDEVNSESRIPPENCIRQTGVKVEENPDADSDFDAKSSENDEMEEDKGNCRREKGTETLSNDSKRHRNPARSPSSSEEREHGTQCHTKSSRSRGHEKREDEHQERPAREQDSYHTNRDSRKEKRDSHRHRESSHRDSHCKRHEEERLRGRDERERNDREWKREKDREKYPSREQERHRQRNNYDRHNEKGCEKEEKSKEKEEHVKARKERYENSDKYRDREKREVSVESSERNRDRKESSPNSRAKDRYVNQERASKMRDMEKDKERNPEKPSSSEASLGAKHRLTEECQETGKEQERPHETVNKFAKRSNEETVTSARDRYLARQMARINAKTYIEKEDD
- the NSRP1 gene encoding nuclear speckle splicing regulatory protein 1 isoform X1, whose product is MTPASASALRRRRPRSAETGARWRFRAGTQVLIPALPSRFRNVVLRSHKKGYGLILPKKAQQLHPVLQKPSVFGNDSDDDDDETSVSESLQREAAKKQAMKQTKLEIQKALAEDSTVYEYDSIYDEMQKKKEESNPKLLLGKDRKPKYIHNLLKAVEIRKKEQEKRMEKKIQREREMEKGEFDDKEAFVTSAYKKKLQERAEEEERERRAAALEARLDVTKQRDLSGFYRHLLNQAVGEEEVPTCSFREARSGIKEEKSKGYSDEVNSESRIPPENCIRQTGVKVEENPDADSDFDAKSSENDEMEEDKGNCRREKGTETLSNDSKRHRNPARSPSSSEEREHGTQCHTKSSRSRGHEKREDEHQERPAREQDSYHTNRDSRKEKRDSHRHRESSHRDSHCKRHEEERLRGRDERERNDREWKREKDREKYPSREQERHRQRNNYDRHNEKGCEKEEKSKEKEEHVKARKERYENSDKYRDREKREVSVESSERNRDRKESSPNSRAKDRYVNQERASKMRDMEKDKERNPEKPSSSEASLGAKHRLTEECQETGKEQERPHETVNKFAKRSNEETVTSARDRYLARQMARINAKTYIEKEDD
- the NSRP1 gene encoding nuclear speckle splicing regulatory protein 1 isoform X3, with protein sequence MAIPGRQYGLILPKKAQQLHPVLQKPSVFGNDSDDDDDETSVSESLQREAAKKQAMKQTKLEIQKALAEDSTVYEYDSIYDEMQKKKEESNPKLLLGKDRKPKYIHNLLKAVEIRKKEQEKRMEKKIQREREMEKGEFDDKEAFVTSAYKKKLQERAEEEERERRAAALEARLDVTKQRDLSGFYRHLLNQAVGEEEVPTCSFREARSGIKEEKSKGYSDEVNSESRIPPENCIRQTGVKVEENPDADSDFDAKSSENDEMEEDKGNCRREKGTETLSNDSKRHRNPARSPSSSEEREHGTQCHTKSSRSRGHEKREDEHQERPAREQDSYHTNRDSRKEKRDSHRHRESSHRDSHCKRHEEERLRGRDERERNDREWKREKDREKYPSREQERHRQRNNYDRHNEKGCEKEEKSKEKEEHVKARKERYENSDKYRDREKREVSVESSERNRDRKESSPNSRAKDRYVNQERASKMRDMEKDKERNPEKPSSSEASLGAKHRLTEECQETGKEQERPHETVNKFAKRSNEETVTSARDRYLARQMARINAKTYIEKEDD
- the NSRP1 gene encoding nuclear speckle splicing regulatory protein 1 isoform X2, with the translated sequence METKSLEMSQNTSVSESLQREAAKKQAMKQTKLEIQKALAEDSTVYEYDSIYDEMQKKKEESNPKLLLGKDRKPKYIHNLLKAVEIRKKEQEKRMEKKIQREREMEKGEFDDKEAFVTSAYKKKLQERAEEEERERRAAALEARLDVTKQRDLSGFYRHLLNQAVGEEEVPTCSFREARSGIKEEKSKGYSDEVNSESRIPPENCIRQTGVKVEENPDADSDFDAKSSENDEMEEDKGNCRREKGTETLSNDSKRHRNPARSPSSSEEREHGTQCHTKSSRSRGHEKREDEHQERPAREQDSYHTNRDSRKEKRDSHRHRESSHRDSHCKRHEEERLRGRDERERNDREWKREKDREKYPSREQERHRQRNNYDRHNEKGCEKEEKSKEKEEHVKARKERYENSDKYRDREKREVSVESSERNRDRKESSPNSRAKDRYVNQERASKMRDMEKDKERNPEKPSSSEASLGAKHRLTEECQETGKEQERPHETVNKFAKRSNEETVTSARDRYLARQMARINAKTYIEKEDD